A genomic region of Actinomycetes bacterium contains the following coding sequences:
- a CDS encoding dihydrofolate reductase family protein, with product MRKIVAGLCISLDGVVESPDKWGFPYFNDEMYDVMSAGVAQADAVLLGRRTYRQFAALWPSQGSDVPMADFLNNSPKYVVSATLGTLEWANSSLVTGDLAVELTKLKQQPGKNIQIPGSPTLVRSLLRDGLLDELQLMVCPIVVGSGMRLFDQTTDHLGLELVESRPFSTGVVGVGYRPASA from the coding sequence ATGCGCAAGATCGTCGCGGGGCTGTGCATCTCGCTGGACGGCGTGGTGGAGTCGCCCGACAAGTGGGGCTTCCCGTACTTCAACGACGAGATGTATGACGTGATGAGCGCCGGAGTCGCGCAGGCCGACGCCGTGCTGCTGGGCCGGCGCACCTACCGGCAGTTCGCCGCGTTGTGGCCCAGCCAGGGCAGCGACGTGCCGATGGCCGACTTCCTGAACAACTCGCCCAAGTACGTGGTGTCGGCCACCCTGGGCACCCTCGAGTGGGCCAACTCCAGCCTGGTCACCGGCGACCTCGCCGTGGAGCTCACCAAGCTCAAGCAGCAGCCCGGCAAGAACATCCAGATCCCCGGCAGCCCCACGCTGGTGCGGTCGCTGCTGCGCGACGGCCTGCTCGACGAGCTGCAGCTCATGGTCTGCCCGATCGTGGTCGGCTCCGGGATGCGCCTGTTCGACCAGACGACCGACCACCTGGGCCTCGAGCTCGTCGAGTCCAGGCCGTTCAGCACCGGCGTGGTGGGCGTGGGGTACCGGCCGGCCAGCGCGTAG
- a CDS encoding oxidoreductase, whose protein sequence is MAGGREVGVGLVGYGLAGSILHAPLVGAEPRLRLVAVASRRPDRVHQDLPAVRVVATPSQLLADPGVELVVVAAPNTAHYDLAREALAAGRHVVVDKPFVIRSAEADKLIRLAGQQGLVLSVFHNRRWDDDFRTVEQVVRAGLLGRVASYAASYNRFLPDPARGWREQPGPGSGVLYDLGSHLIDQALHLFGPPATVMADVRAQRPAATADDYLHLVLGYGALRVILHAGSLVRATGPRFEVHGDRGSFVKHGIDGQEEALRFGRRPGDPGWGRDREDRYGTLTADVGGLRLVARVETLPGSYEAYYAGIAGAILDGGPVPVPAEEAAATIRVIEAAMVSSSDGRVVELG, encoded by the coding sequence GTGGCAGGCGGACGCGAGGTCGGGGTGGGGCTGGTCGGCTACGGGTTGGCCGGGTCGATCCTGCACGCGCCCCTGGTCGGCGCGGAGCCGCGCCTGCGCCTGGTGGCGGTCGCCTCCAGGCGTCCGGACCGGGTCCACCAGGACCTGCCCGCGGTCCGGGTGGTGGCGACACCGTCCCAGCTGCTGGCCGACCCCGGCGTCGAGCTGGTCGTGGTCGCCGCGCCCAACACCGCCCACTACGACCTCGCCCGCGAGGCGCTGGCCGCGGGCAGGCACGTCGTGGTCGACAAGCCGTTCGTCATCCGCTCGGCCGAGGCCGACAAGCTGATCCGGCTGGCCGGCCAGCAGGGTCTGGTGCTCAGCGTGTTCCACAACCGGCGCTGGGACGACGACTTCCGCACCGTCGAGCAGGTGGTCCGGGCCGGCCTGCTCGGGCGGGTCGCCAGCTACGCCGCCAGCTACAACCGGTTCCTCCCGGACCCGGCCCGCGGCTGGCGCGAGCAGCCCGGGCCCGGGTCCGGGGTCCTGTACGACCTCGGGTCGCACCTGATCGACCAGGCGCTGCACCTGTTCGGACCTCCGGCCACGGTCATGGCTGACGTGCGGGCCCAGCGCCCGGCCGCCACCGCCGACGACTACCTCCACCTGGTGCTCGGCTACGGCGCGCTGCGGGTGATCCTGCACGCCGGCTCGCTGGTACGGGCCACCGGGCCCCGCTTCGAGGTCCACGGCGACCGCGGGTCCTTCGTCAAGCACGGCATCGACGGCCAGGAGGAGGCTCTGCGCTTCGGGCGCCGCCCGGGCGACCCGGGCTGGGGGCGCGACCGCGAGGACCGGTACGGCACCCTGACCGCCGACGTCGGCGGCCTCCGGCTGGTGGCCCGGGTGGAGACCCTCCCCGGGTCGTACGAGGCGTACTACGCCGGGATCGCCGGCGCGATCCTGGACGGCGGCCCGGTGCCGGTCCCCGCAGAGGAGGCCGCCGCCACCATCCGGGTGATCGAGGCCGCGATGGTCTCGAGCAGCGACGGGCGCGTCGTCGAGCTCGGCTGA
- a CDS encoding plastocyanin/azurin family copper-binding protein: MARTATRLLLPALGLVLLAGCAGGGGGTDAQPVNGVTRVAAKQNTFTPRAVQVPAGTTVTWTFEDGQVPHDVKGAGLDSGKPKAKGTYAHAFDQPGTYDYRCTLHPGMTGKVVVTAA; encoded by the coding sequence GTGGCGCGCACCGCGACCCGGCTGCTCCTGCCCGCGCTCGGGCTGGTGCTGCTCGCCGGCTGTGCAGGCGGCGGGGGCGGCACGGACGCCCAGCCGGTCAACGGCGTGACCAGGGTGGCCGCCAAGCAGAACACGTTCACCCCGCGGGCGGTCCAGGTGCCGGCCGGCACCACCGTCACCTGGACGTTCGAGGACGGCCAGGTGCCCCACGACGTCAAGGGCGCAGGCCTGGACTCCGGCAAGCCCAAGGCCAAGGGCACCTACGCCCACGCCTTCGACCAGCCCGGCACCTACGACTACCGCTGCACCCTGCACCCGGGCATGACTGGCAAGGTCGTGGTCACCGCAGCCTGA
- a CDS encoding hemerythrin domain-containing protein: MDATSMIVDTHSGVERAFATYDQAEGSRRRQYLAVRAIADALAAHAALEQDLLYPALREQTGRHDAEIERQLEQAHLLDLLLIELGGMVPGDHRYDAKVRLLLELFRQHARDQELFLVPELRRRLDAEQRERLGGELAERVGQLVGR; encoded by the coding sequence ATGGACGCGACCAGCATGATCGTCGACACCCACAGCGGCGTGGAACGCGCCTTCGCAACCTACGACCAGGCCGAGGGCAGCCGCCGCCGCCAGTACCTGGCGGTGCGCGCCATCGCCGACGCCCTGGCCGCCCACGCCGCGCTCGAGCAGGACCTGCTCTACCCGGCCCTGCGCGAGCAGACCGGCCGCCACGACGCCGAGATCGAGCGCCAGCTCGAGCAGGCCCACTTGCTGGACCTGCTGCTGATCGAGCTTGGCGGCATGGTCCCGGGCGACCACCGCTACGACGCCAAGGTGCGGCTGCTGCTGGAGCTGTTCCGCCAGCACGCCCGCGACCAGGAGCTGTTCCTGGTCCCGGAGCTGCGCCGGCGGCTGGACGCCGAGCAGCGCGAGCGGCTCGGCGGCGAGCTGGCCGAGCGGGTCGGGCAGCTCGTGGGACGGTGA
- a CDS encoding response regulator transcription factor, with protein sequence MVRVLLVDDQVLVRSGFRALLDAEAGIEVVGEAGDGEEAVGLASALVPDVVLMDIRMPGLDGLAATRMIAADERLDRVRIVILTTFELDEYVFEAIRAGASGFLVKDTEPADLIRGVRAAARGDALLSPGVTRRLIAEFAARAKEPPRSPGFDALTDREREVMGLVAAGLSNDEIAERLVVSPATAKTHVSRAMVKLGARDRAQLVVLAYESGLVRPGWLD encoded by the coding sequence GTGGTCCGGGTCCTGCTCGTCGACGACCAGGTGCTGGTCCGCTCCGGGTTCCGGGCCCTGCTCGACGCCGAGGCGGGCATCGAGGTGGTCGGCGAGGCCGGCGACGGCGAGGAGGCGGTGGGGCTGGCGTCGGCGCTGGTGCCCGACGTGGTGCTGATGGACATCCGCATGCCGGGGCTCGACGGCCTGGCCGCGACCCGGATGATCGCGGCCGACGAGCGGCTCGACCGGGTCAGGATCGTCATCCTCACCACCTTCGAGCTGGACGAGTACGTCTTCGAGGCGATCCGCGCCGGCGCGAGCGGCTTCCTGGTCAAGGACACCGAGCCGGCCGACCTGATCCGCGGGGTGCGGGCCGCCGCCCGGGGCGACGCGCTGCTGTCGCCGGGGGTCACCCGGCGGCTGATCGCGGAGTTCGCCGCCCGGGCCAAGGAGCCCCCGCGCTCGCCCGGGTTCGACGCCCTGACCGACCGGGAGCGCGAGGTCATGGGGCTGGTAGCGGCCGGGCTGTCCAACGACGAGATCGCCGAGCGGCTGGTGGTGAGCCCGGCCACGGCCAAGACCCACGTGAGCCGGGCGATGGTGAAGCTGGGCGCCCGCGACCGGGCCCAGCTGGTCGTGCTCGCCTACGAGTCTGGACTGGTCCGCCCGGGCTGGCTGGACTGA
- a CDS encoding sensor histidine kinase — MSTSHAPRRPLAGWPRLLEGWPGDLAIALVIGVVQLVGTSFAAHNQPTQRPLDALGYALLAAGPAATLARRRAPVAVLAVVFAATLLYSLLDYPQGPVFLALILAFVTAVLAGHRLVGWLSLAAGWVSFLWLGPLLGDEPAPGLVPAAGLAAWLLVVGTGAEVLRVRRAYLRATEQRAVEAERTREEEARRRASEERLRIARELHDVLAHNISLINVQSGVALHLIDERPEQARTALVAIKQASKDALREVRATLGALRGVDEELPRSPAPSLARLDDLAARVAVAGLEVRTRVAGAPRPLPAGVDLAAYRIVQEALTNVARHAGPATATVQVTYGDGDLTVQVDDDGRGTPGDLAPGGSGILGMRERAAALGGELKAGPRPGRGGFRVLARLPLDGAM; from the coding sequence ATGAGCACGAGCCACGCCCCGAGGCGGCCGCTGGCCGGCTGGCCGCGGCTGCTCGAGGGCTGGCCGGGCGACCTGGCCATCGCCCTGGTGATCGGCGTGGTCCAGCTCGTGGGCACGTCCTTCGCGGCGCACAACCAGCCCACCCAGAGGCCACTCGACGCGCTGGGCTATGCGCTCCTCGCAGCGGGGCCGGCCGCGACCCTGGCCCGGCGCCGCGCCCCGGTGGCCGTGCTTGCCGTGGTGTTCGCGGCCACCTTGCTCTACTCGCTCCTGGACTACCCGCAAGGGCCGGTCTTCCTCGCCCTGATCCTCGCGTTCGTCACCGCGGTGCTGGCCGGTCACCGGCTGGTCGGCTGGCTGTCCCTGGCCGCCGGATGGGTGTCGTTCCTGTGGCTCGGCCCGCTGCTCGGCGATGAGCCGGCACCCGGCCTGGTCCCGGCCGCCGGCCTGGCCGCCTGGCTGCTGGTGGTGGGCACCGGGGCCGAGGTCCTCCGGGTGCGCCGCGCCTACCTCCGCGCGACCGAGCAGCGGGCCGTGGAGGCCGAGCGGACCCGGGAGGAGGAGGCGCGGCGCCGGGCCAGCGAGGAGCGGCTGCGCATCGCCCGCGAGCTGCACGACGTGCTCGCCCACAACATCTCCCTGATCAACGTGCAGTCCGGGGTCGCCCTGCACCTGATCGACGAGCGGCCCGAGCAGGCCCGCACCGCGCTGGTCGCGATCAAGCAGGCCAGCAAGGACGCGCTGCGCGAGGTGCGCGCCACCCTCGGTGCGCTGCGCGGAGTCGACGAGGAGCTGCCCCGCTCCCCCGCGCCGAGCCTGGCCCGCCTGGACGACCTGGCCGCCCGGGTCGCGGTGGCCGGGCTCGAGGTGCGCACGCGGGTCGCCGGCGCGCCCCGGCCGCTGCCCGCCGGCGTCGACCTGGCCGCCTACCGGATCGTGCAGGAGGCACTGACCAACGTGGCCCGCCACGCCGGGCCGGCCACCGCCACCGTCCAGGTGACCTACGGTGATGGCGACCTCACCGTGCAGGTCGACGACGACGGCCGGGGCACGCCCGGCGATCTCGCCCCGGGTGGCAGCGGCATCCTCGGCATGCGCGAGCGTGCTGCCGCCCTCGGCGGCGAGCTCAAGGCCGGGCCGCGTCCCGGCCGGGGCGGCTTCCGGGTGCTGGCCCGGCTCCCCCTGGACGGTGCCATGTGA
- a CDS encoding thiamine pyrophosphate-dependent dehydrogenase E1 component subunit alpha, translating into MELTQDKALWLYDRMVRIRAFEERVAKLFADGKIPGFVHLYAGEEAVAVGVCAHLEDQDFITSTHRGHGHCIAKGVELGPMMAELFGRVDGSCKGKGGSMHIADVSRGMLGANGIVGGGPPLACGAGLTAKRKGTGAVCACFFGDGAAEQGTTHEGMNLAAIWKLPVIFVAENNGFAESTPVGYHCAASTIADRAASYNIPGISVDGYDVIAMHEAAGEAVARARRGDGPSLIEAKTWRYFGHFEGDQVTYRTAEQSAAYREHDPLTWFARQAVDRGLLTAEEVEQRDRAAEAAVDEAIEFADRSPLPAPEEALTDVYVSYR; encoded by the coding sequence ATGGAGCTGACCCAGGACAAGGCCCTCTGGCTCTACGACCGGATGGTGCGCATCCGGGCTTTCGAGGAACGGGTGGCGAAGCTGTTCGCCGACGGCAAGATCCCCGGGTTCGTGCACCTGTACGCCGGCGAGGAGGCGGTCGCGGTCGGGGTCTGCGCCCACCTGGAGGACCAGGACTTCATCACCTCCACTCACCGCGGGCACGGGCACTGCATCGCCAAGGGCGTCGAGCTCGGCCCGATGATGGCCGAGCTGTTCGGCCGGGTGGACGGCTCCTGCAAGGGCAAGGGCGGCTCGATGCACATCGCCGACGTGTCCCGCGGGATGCTGGGCGCCAACGGGATCGTCGGGGGCGGCCCGCCGCTGGCCTGCGGTGCGGGCCTGACCGCCAAGCGCAAGGGCACCGGCGCGGTGTGCGCCTGCTTCTTCGGCGACGGCGCCGCCGAGCAGGGCACCACCCACGAGGGCATGAACCTGGCCGCGATCTGGAAGCTGCCGGTGATCTTCGTGGCCGAGAACAACGGCTTCGCGGAGTCGACCCCGGTCGGTTACCACTGCGCCGCGTCGACCATCGCCGACCGCGCCGCCTCCTACAACATCCCCGGCATCTCGGTCGACGGCTACGACGTGATCGCCATGCACGAGGCGGCCGGGGAGGCGGTCGCCCGCGCCCGCCGGGGCGACGGCCCCAGCCTGATCGAGGCCAAGACCTGGCGGTACTTCGGGCACTTCGAGGGCGACCAGGTCACCTACCGGACCGCCGAGCAGTCCGCCGCCTACCGCGAGCACGACCCGCTCACCTGGTTCGCCAGGCAGGCGGTCGACCGCGGCCTGCTCACCGCCGAGGAGGTCGAGCAGCGGGACCGGGCCGCCGAGGCCGCCGTCGACGAGGCGATCGAGTTCGCCGATCGGAGCCCGCTGCCGGCTCCCGAGGAGGCACTGACCGACGTCTACGTCTCCTACCGATAG
- a CDS encoding alpha-ketoacid dehydrogenase subunit beta, giving the protein MAVATRTLTFREAVNEALAVEMERDPDVVLMGEDVAGGATVEGFEQEDAWGGVLGVTKGLVQRFGRDRVLDTPISESGYIGAAVGAASTGLRPVAELMFVDFFGVCMDQIFNQGAKLRYMFGGKAKVPMVIRTMIGAGFRAAGQHSGCHYSVFTHMPGLKTVVPSTPADAKGLLAASIRDDDPVLFFEHKLLYDTSGEVPEGEYVVELGRADVKREGDGATVVAIGRMVPFALEAAEGLAAEGAEVEVLDPRTLSPLDEDAILGSVRKTRRLVVVDEDNPRCSMATDIAALVASRAFDHLDAPPQLVTAPHTPVPFSPVLEDFYVPSPGRIVEAVRATL; this is encoded by the coding sequence ATGGCCGTCGCGACCCGCACGCTCACCTTCCGGGAAGCCGTCAACGAGGCGCTCGCCGTCGAGATGGAACGCGACCCCGACGTGGTCCTGATGGGCGAGGACGTCGCCGGCGGCGCCACCGTCGAGGGCTTCGAGCAGGAGGACGCCTGGGGCGGGGTCCTCGGGGTCACCAAGGGCCTGGTCCAGCGGTTCGGCCGCGACCGGGTGCTCGATACCCCGATCTCCGAGTCCGGCTACATCGGCGCGGCGGTGGGCGCCGCCTCCACCGGGCTGCGCCCGGTGGCAGAGCTGATGTTCGTCGACTTCTTCGGTGTCTGCATGGACCAGATCTTCAACCAGGGCGCCAAGCTCCGCTACATGTTCGGCGGCAAGGCCAAGGTGCCGATGGTGATCCGCACCATGATCGGCGCCGGCTTCCGGGCGGCCGGGCAGCACTCCGGCTGCCACTACTCGGTCTTCACCCACATGCCCGGCCTCAAGACGGTGGTCCCTTCCACCCCGGCCGATGCCAAGGGGCTGCTGGCCGCGTCGATCCGCGACGACGACCCGGTGCTGTTCTTCGAGCACAAGCTCCTCTACGACACCAGCGGCGAGGTCCCCGAGGGCGAGTACGTGGTGGAGCTCGGCCGGGCCGACGTCAAGCGCGAGGGCGACGGGGCCACGGTGGTGGCGATCGGGCGCATGGTCCCGTTCGCGCTCGAGGCTGCCGAGGGCCTGGCCGCCGAGGGCGCCGAGGTGGAGGTGCTCGACCCGCGCACGCTGTCGCCGCTGGACGAGGACGCGATCCTGGGCTCGGTGCGCAAGACCAGGCGGCTGGTGGTGGTGGACGAGGACAACCCACGCTGCTCGATGGCGACCGACATCGCCGCGCTGGTCGCCTCGCGCGCCTTCGACCACCTGGACGCTCCGCCGCAGCTGGTGACGGCGCCGCACACGCCGGTGCCGTTCTCGCCGGTGCTCGAGGACTTCTACGTGCCGAGCCCCGGCCGCATCGTCGAGGCCGTCCGCGCGACCCTGTAG
- a CDS encoding dihydrolipoamide acetyltransferase family protein translates to MITEVRMPKLGMAMKQGVVTKWLKAEGEAVQEGADLFELSTEKISAVVPAPASGLLGRVVAEPGTELPVGALLALIGETGDAFPPREELAAADRPGGPDRPGGPDRPGGQQAPPRTPPGVAPAAEAPAGGAPASPAARRRARELGVDVAMVPPSAPGKRVTTEDVEAFAAAQPAAATPPASLLPFAGIRKVVAERLSDSLRTMAQVTIAHEAEVSGLAARRDALAAGFEAAAGIRLTYTDLLVEVVARLLREHPLLNSSLTEQGIATSEAVHMGVAVALEDGLIVPVIRDADSRPLGEIARARAELVAKAQAGTLALDEIEGGTFTISNLGAFGADAFTPIVNPPQCAILGVGRMLDKPLAVDGRVEIRPTMWLSLTFDHRIVDGAPAARFLQALAERLAAGPVG, encoded by the coding sequence GTGATCACCGAGGTCCGCATGCCCAAGCTCGGCATGGCGATGAAGCAGGGCGTGGTCACCAAGTGGCTCAAGGCCGAGGGTGAGGCCGTCCAGGAGGGCGCCGACCTGTTCGAGCTGTCGACCGAGAAGATCAGCGCGGTCGTTCCCGCCCCGGCATCCGGGCTGCTGGGCCGCGTGGTGGCCGAGCCGGGCACCGAGCTGCCCGTCGGCGCCCTGCTCGCGCTGATCGGCGAGACCGGCGACGCCTTCCCGCCGAGGGAGGAGCTCGCCGCGGCCGACCGACCGGGGGGACCCGATCGACCGGGGGGACCCGATCGACCGGGGGGGCAGCAAGCGCCCCCCCGGACCCCCCCGGGGGTTGCGCCGGCCGCGGAGGCGCCGGCCGGGGGGGCGCCGGCGTCGCCCGCCGCGCGGCGCCGCGCGCGGGAGCTCGGCGTGGACGTCGCCATGGTGCCGCCGAGCGCGCCGGGCAAGCGCGTCACCACCGAGGACGTGGAGGCGTTCGCCGCGGCCCAGCCGGCAGCGGCGACCCCACCGGCGAGCCTGCTGCCCTTCGCCGGCATCCGCAAGGTGGTCGCCGAGCGGCTGAGCGACAGCCTTCGGACGATGGCACAGGTCACCATCGCCCACGAGGCCGAGGTGAGCGGCCTGGCCGCCAGGCGCGACGCCCTGGCGGCCGGTTTCGAGGCGGCGGCCGGCATCCGGCTGACCTATACCGACCTGCTGGTGGAGGTCGTCGCACGACTGCTGCGCGAGCATCCGCTGCTCAACTCGAGCCTGACCGAGCAGGGCATCGCCACCTCGGAGGCGGTGCACATGGGCGTCGCGGTCGCCCTCGAGGACGGGCTGATCGTGCCGGTGATCCGCGACGCCGACAGCCGCCCGCTCGGTGAGATCGCCCGCGCGCGCGCCGAGCTGGTCGCCAAGGCGCAGGCGGGCACGCTGGCGCTCGACGAGATCGAGGGCGGCACCTTCACCATCTCGAACCTCGGCGCGTTCGGCGCGGACGCCTTCACCCCGATCGTCAACCCGCCCCAGTGCGCGATCCTGGGGGTCGGCCGCATGCTCGACAAGCCGCTGGCGGTCGACGGCCGGGTCGAGATCCGCCCGACGATGTGGCTGTCGCTGACCTTCGACCACCGGATCGTCGACGGCGCGCCGGCGGCCCGCTTCCTGCAGGCGCTGGCCGAGCGCCTGGCCGCCGGCCCGGTCGGGTAG
- a CDS encoding NAD(+)/NADH kinase produces the protein MRATVGLIANPAAGRDIRRLTARASLVPNHEKAAVVRRVLHGLAATGVDGVRYLADRAGIVAAAVDGSAPPLATEPLPYRARGSASDSTEAARLLAAEGVGALVVLGGDGTSRAVAAACGELPLVAISTGTNNVFPSMVDGTVAGMAAGLVATGAVDVDRVSTRVKRIEVLAGGTTDVALIDAAACLDVFVGTRAIWDPGRVRELVLTRAAPWSVGLSSIGGQLRPLGVDEPAGLHVQLGAGREILAAIAPGVVALVPVAGWRLLPLGEPVVLAGARTVALDGERELTVDGEVTARVTRAGPRLVDIHAALEEAVANG, from the coding sequence GTGCGCGCCACGGTCGGCCTGATCGCCAACCCGGCGGCCGGACGGGACATCCGGCGGCTGACCGCCCGCGCGTCGCTGGTGCCGAACCACGAGAAGGCGGCGGTCGTCCGCCGCGTCCTGCACGGCCTCGCCGCCACCGGCGTCGACGGCGTCCGCTACCTGGCCGACCGGGCCGGCATCGTCGCCGCCGCGGTGGACGGATCGGCCCCGCCGCTGGCCACGGAGCCGCTGCCCTACCGGGCGCGCGGCTCGGCGAGCGACTCCACCGAGGCGGCGCGCCTGCTCGCCGCCGAGGGCGTCGGGGCGCTGGTGGTCCTCGGCGGCGACGGCACCAGCCGGGCGGTGGCGGCCGCCTGCGGCGAGCTGCCGCTGGTGGCGATCTCGACCGGGACCAACAACGTCTTTCCCAGCATGGTCGACGGGACCGTGGCCGGCATGGCGGCCGGCCTGGTGGCCACCGGTGCGGTCGACGTCGACAGGGTCAGCACGCGGGTCAAGCGCATCGAGGTGCTGGCCGGCGGCACCACCGACGTGGCGCTGATCGACGCCGCCGCCTGCCTCGACGTCTTCGTCGGCACCCGCGCGATCTGGGATCCCGGGCGGGTGCGCGAGCTGGTGCTCACCAGGGCGGCACCCTGGTCGGTCGGGCTGTCATCGATCGGCGGGCAGCTGCGCCCGCTCGGAGTGGACGAGCCGGCCGGCCTGCACGTGCAGCTCGGCGCGGGCCGCGAGATCCTCGCCGCGATCGCGCCTGGCGTGGTGGCGCTGGTCCCGGTCGCCGGCTGGCGGCTGCTGCCGCTCGGTGAGCCGGTCGTGCTGGCCGGGGCCCGGACGGTGGCGCTCGACGGCGAGCGCGAGCTGACGGTCGACGGCGAGGTGACCGCCAGGGTGACCCGGGCCGGGCCGCGGCTGGTCGACATCCACGCGGCGTTGGAGGAGGCGGTCGCCAATGGCTGA
- a CDS encoding NAD(P)/FAD-dependent oxidoreductase — translation MADLVVVGGGPAGVAAALEGARLGAQVVLVERGLLGGVCVHAGCIPSAAYHTAAGFLHELRRAGAAGIDAGPPRLVWERVQAWASKTSETVASGLRARLGYAGVTVEARGATVAAGGVDGHEGVPAVVAAGARSLAPEGMLSNDGVMGLSRVPDSLLVMGAGRFSLEWADLFAAAGSSVTVVVPGQRILPEEDADLAGFLQLSLEERGVTFAAEAPDVGAELVLSADTREPNLPGLEVDDTCRTSLQGVWAAGDVTGPRWLSNRASRQGEVAAANALGGAVKVRQERLPRSVNTEPELAAVGLTEQDATERGLQVGVGFADLAANPRAITLDRAAGALKLVVDTEFGEILGAHMVGVGATEVIAQVALAMHLEAEYWQLARVAHVHPTLAELVGEAAASV, via the coding sequence ATGGCTGACCTGGTGGTCGTCGGAGGAGGGCCGGCGGGGGTCGCCGCCGCCCTCGAGGGGGCCCGGCTGGGCGCCCAGGTCGTGCTGGTGGAGCGCGGGCTGCTCGGCGGGGTCTGCGTCCACGCCGGCTGCATCCCGTCGGCCGCCTACCACACCGCTGCCGGGTTCCTGCACGAGCTGCGGCGCGCCGGTGCCGCAGGGATCGACGCAGGGCCGCCGAGGCTGGTCTGGGAGCGGGTGCAGGCGTGGGCGTCGAAGACGTCGGAGACGGTCGCGAGCGGGCTGCGCGCCCGCCTCGGCTATGCGGGCGTGACGGTGGAGGCGCGCGGCGCCACCGTCGCAGCAGGCGGCGTGGACGGCCACGAGGGCGTGCCAGCGGTGGTCGCGGCCGGCGCGCGCTCGCTGGCGCCAGAGGGGATGCTGTCCAACGACGGCGTCATGGGGCTGTCGCGGGTCCCAGACAGCCTGCTGGTGATGGGCGCCGGGCGCTTCTCGCTGGAATGGGCCGACCTGTTCGCCGCCGCCGGCAGCTCGGTCACCGTGGTGGTGCCCGGCCAGCGGATCCTCCCGGAGGAGGACGCCGACCTCGCCGGCTTCCTGCAGCTGTCGCTGGAGGAGCGCGGCGTCACCTTCGCCGCCGAGGCCCCCGACGTCGGCGCGGAGCTGGTGCTGTCGGCCGACACCAGGGAACCGAACCTGCCGGGCCTCGAGGTGGACGACACCTGCCGGACGAGCCTCCAAGGCGTCTGGGCCGCCGGCGACGTGACCGGCCCCCGCTGGCTCTCCAACCGCGCAAGCCGCCAGGGGGAGGTGGCGGCCGCCAACGCGCTCGGCGGCGCGGTGAAGGTCCGGCAGGAACGCCTGCCGAGGAGCGTCAACACCGAACCGGAGCTGGCCGCGGTGGGCCTCACCGAGCAGGATGCGACCGAGCGCGGACTCCAGGTCGGGGTCGGCTTCGCCGACCTGGCGGCCAACCCGAGAGCGATCACGCTCGACCGGGCCGCCGGCGCGCTGAAGCTGGTGGTCGACACCGAGTTCGGCGAGATCCTCGGCGCCCACATGGTCGGGGTCGGCGCCACCGAGGTGATCGCCCAGGTCGCCCTTGCCATGCATCTGGAAGCCGAGTACTGGCAGCTGGCCAGGGTCGCCCACGTGCACCCGACCCTGGCCGAGCTGGTCGGCGAGGCCGCCGCCTCGGTCTAG